In the Loxodonta africana isolate mLoxAfr1 chromosome 1, mLoxAfr1.hap2, whole genome shotgun sequence genome, one interval contains:
- the AGER gene encoding advanced glycosylation end product-specific receptor, whose translation MAARAAAGAWMLVLSLWGAVGSQNITARIGEPLVLNCKGAPKKPPQQLEWKLNTGRTEAWKVLSTQGDSWDRVARILPNGSLLLPAVGIQDEGTFRCRAMSRKGKETKSNYRVQVYKIPGKPEIVDPASELTAGVPNKVGTCVSEGGYPAGTINWHLDGKHLVSDGKGVSVKEETRRHPETGLFTVQSELMVTPALGGAPRPTFSCSFSPGLPRRRALHAAPIQPRVWAPKPVPLEKVQLVVEPEGGAVAPGGTVTLTCEAPAQPPPQIHWIKDGMPLRLSPSPVLLLREVGPQDQGIYSCVATYPTHGPQESPAVRISIIETGEEEPTTGYVRGSGLGTLALALEILGGLGTAALLIGIIVWQRRKHREERKAPENQEEEEHTELNQSEEPEVAEGSTGGP comes from the exons ATGGCAGCAAGGGCAGCAGCTGGAGCCTGGATGCTGGTCCTCAGTCTGTGGG GAGCAGTAGGCAGTCAGAATATCACAGCCCGGATTGGAGAGCCACTGGTGCTGAACTGTAAGGGAGCCCCCAAGAAACCACCCCAGCAGCTGGAATGGAAACTG AACACAGGCCGGACAGAAGCTTGGAAAGTCTTGTCTACCCAGGGAGACTCCTGGGATAGAGTAGCTCGTATCCTCCCCAACggctccctcctccttcctgctGTCGGGATCCAGGATGAGGGGACATTCCGGTGCCGGGCAATGAGCCGGAAAGGAAAGGAGACCAAGTCCAACTACCGAGTCCAAGTCTACA AGATTCCTGGGAAGCCAGAAATTGTAGATCCTGCTTCTGAACTCACAGCTGGTGTCCCCAATAAG GTGGGGACCTGTGTGTCGGAGGGGGGCTACCCTGCAGGGACAATTAACTGGCACTTGGATGGGAAACACCTGGTATCTGATGGGAAAG GAGTGTCTGTGAAGGAAGAGACTAGGAGACACCCTGAGACAGGGCTTTTCACAGTCCAGTCGGAGCTGATGGTGACCCCTGCCCTGGGAGGAGCTCCCCGCCCCACCTTCTCCTGTAGCTTCAGCCCTGGCCTGCCCCGGCGCCGAGCCCTACATGCAGCCCCCATCCAGCCCCGTGTCTGGG ccccaaaGCCCGTGCCCCTGGAGAAGGTCCAATTAGTGGTCGAGCCAGAAGGTGGAGCAGTAGCTCCTGGTGGAACAGTGACCCTGACCTGTGAAGCCCCTGCCCAGCCCCCACCTCAGATCCACTGGATCAAGGAT GGCATGCCCCTGCGCCTGTCCCCCAGCCCCGTGCTGCTCCTCCGTGAAGTAGGGCCTCAGGACCAGGGAATCTACAGTTGTGTGGCCACCTATCCCACCCATGGGCCCCAGGAAAGCCCTGCTGTCCGCATCAGCATCATTG AAACAGGCGAGGAGGAGCCAACCACAG GCTATGTGCGGGGGTCAGGGCTAGGAACTCTAGCCCTGGCCCTGGAGATCCTGGGAGGCCTGGGAACAGCTGCCCTGCTCATTGGGATCATCGTGTGGCAAAGGCGAAAACATCGAGAGGAGAG GAAGGCCCCGGAAAACCAGGAGGAGGAGGAACACACAGAGCTGAATCAGTCGGAGGAGCCCGAGGTGGCTGAGGGCAGTACAGGAGGGCCTTGA